The proteins below come from a single Ruegeria sp. SCSIO 43209 genomic window:
- a CDS encoding xanthine dehydrogenase family protein subunit M, with protein sequence MDYHSPASFAEASALAANATGITRFLAGGTDVLVQLRSELVTPDTLIDIKKIDGVSEITRNADGSWTLGVAATGAEMSEHAALGRDWPGVVEAMDLIGSTQVQGRATLTGNLCNGSPAADSVPAMVAAGVTVTVTGPDGTREVAVEDIPTGPGKTSLAKGELISAVNIPARGDNAGDAYLRFIPRTEMDIAVVGVGVNLRLDGDTITEARVSLGAVAPTVLLVEDCAKALIGSALDDAALDALAAAASAACNPIDDKRGTIAFRTEVAGVLAKRAAKIAYARAKGEDV encoded by the coding sequence ATGGATTATCACAGCCCCGCCAGCTTTGCCGAGGCGTCGGCTCTGGCCGCAAATGCAACGGGCATCACTCGGTTTCTGGCAGGCGGCACCGATGTGCTGGTGCAGTTGCGCTCGGAATTGGTGACGCCCGATACGCTGATCGACATCAAGAAGATCGACGGCGTTAGCGAAATTACCCGCAATGCCGATGGCAGCTGGACGCTGGGCGTCGCCGCGACCGGCGCCGAGATGAGCGAGCACGCCGCGTTGGGCCGCGATTGGCCGGGTGTGGTCGAGGCGATGGACCTGATTGGATCGACTCAGGTACAGGGGCGTGCGACGCTGACCGGGAATCTGTGCAATGGCTCTCCGGCGGCGGATTCGGTGCCAGCGATGGTTGCGGCAGGCGTTACAGTCACCGTGACGGGCCCGGACGGCACACGAGAGGTGGCGGTCGAAGACATCCCGACGGGACCCGGCAAGACCTCACTGGCCAAAGGCGAACTGATCTCGGCGGTCAACATTCCAGCGCGTGGCGACAACGCCGGTGACGCCTATCTGCGCTTTATCCCGCGCACCGAGATGGATATCGCGGTGGTTGGTGTGGGCGTAAACTTACGACTGGATGGCGATACCATCACCGAGGCGCGCGTCTCACTGGGGGCTGTCGCACCAACCGTCTTGCTGGTTGAAGACTGCGCCAAAGCGCTGATTGGCAGCGCGTTGGATGACGCGGCGCTGGACGCGCTGGCTGCAGCGGCCTCGGCTGCCTGCAATCCCATCGATGACAAACGCGGCACTATTGCATTCCGCACCGAAGTTGCTGGCGTTCTGGCCAAGCGCGCCGCAAAAATCGCCTATGCCCGCGCAAAGGGAGAAGACGTATGA
- a CDS encoding (2Fe-2S)-binding protein yields the protein MSKFHVSTTVNGDAVEYLCDPRETLLDCLRDKLNLTGAKEGCGTGDCGACSVSVDGRLVCSCLMLGVEAEGKQIETVEGIADGDVLHPLQKKMIEYAALQCGICTPGILVAAKSLLEKNPNPTEEETRYWLAGNLCRCTGYDKIIRAVMDTAAEMREAS from the coding sequence ATGAGTAAGTTCCACGTATCCACCACCGTGAATGGGGACGCGGTCGAATACCTCTGCGACCCGCGCGAAACCCTGCTGGACTGTCTGCGCGACAAGCTGAACCTGACCGGCGCGAAAGAGGGCTGCGGCACCGGCGATTGCGGTGCTTGTTCGGTCAGCGTCGATGGCCGTTTGGTGTGTTCGTGCCTGATGCTGGGCGTCGAGGCTGAGGGCAAGCAGATCGAAACAGTTGAAGGGATCGCGGACGGCGACGTCCTGCATCCGCTGCAAAAGAAGATGATCGAGTATGCCGCCCTGCAATGCGGCATCTGTACCCCGGGCATTCTGGTGGCGGCCAAGTCGCTGCTGGAAAAGAACCCCAATCCCACCGAAGAGGAAACCCGGTACTGGCTGGCAGGCAATCTCTGCCGCTGCACCGGCTATGACAAAATCATTCGCGCCGTGATGGATACGGCGGCTGAGATGCGGGAGGCTTCGTAA
- a CDS encoding xanthine dehydrogenase family protein molybdopterin-binding subunit: protein MALDDRKSDFTFVGTRPDRPDGLDKVTGRAKFGADISAPGMLHGAILRSPHAHARIVKIDASKAEAHKDVKAVVTRADFADVPFKPGLEGEFWNVLENVMAGEKALYDGHAIAAVAATSALAARDALKLIEVEYEVLPHVTDVDKAMAPDAPVIREGAADYSVPEGMHPNVVRYHESGHGDVEAGFAEADLVIEDSFVTEATHQGYIEPHACMGSLGTDGKGELWCTTQGHWIAQKTCAALLGIETSQLRVTASEIGGGFGGKTTVFIEPVALALSRKANRPVKIVMTRSEVFRATGPTSSASMDIKIGMKKDGTITAAEGIFRLQGGAFPGAPGDMTAMCAFAPYNLTNVRQVGYDVMANRPKQAAYRAPGAPMGAFAVESVLDELCNQLGLDPVDVRLKNAAHEGTKASYGPTYERIGLVETLEAAKAHPHYSAPLKPGQGRGISCGFWFNHGGETSVSLALSEDGSAQVMVGTPDIGGSRASMALMAAEVLGIPYENIRVTVADTATLGYNDVSHGSRVTYASGLATIKAARHAVEQLCARAASSWGIPVDAVKWENGCAVPSGPNAGDFDPRPLADITAHMGATGGPISGHFEATPEGAGVSFGTHIVDAEVDPETGKTSITRYTVIQDAGKAIHPTYVEGQYQGGAAQGIGWALNEEYIYGEDGRLQNSIFLDYRIPVASDLPMIDTVIVEVPNPGHPFGVRGVGETGIVPPLAAIANAVSNAAGVRLKQLPMSPPRILAALKDNG, encoded by the coding sequence ATGGCACTGGACGATCGCAAATCTGACTTCACGTTTGTCGGCACCCGCCCTGACCGCCCTGACGGTCTGGACAAGGTGACGGGCCGCGCCAAGTTCGGTGCGGATATCTCAGCCCCCGGCATGTTGCATGGCGCTATCCTGCGTTCACCCCATGCCCATGCGCGGATCGTCAAGATTGATGCTTCAAAGGCCGAGGCCCACAAAGACGTCAAAGCCGTTGTTACCCGCGCCGATTTCGCCGATGTCCCCTTCAAGCCGGGGCTGGAAGGCGAATTCTGGAACGTGCTGGAAAATGTCATGGCGGGCGAAAAGGCTCTGTATGACGGCCACGCGATTGCAGCAGTTGCAGCGACATCAGCCTTGGCGGCGCGCGATGCGCTGAAGCTGATCGAGGTTGAATATGAAGTTTTGCCCCACGTCACAGATGTGGACAAGGCGATGGCACCGGACGCGCCTGTCATCCGCGAAGGTGCGGCAGATTATTCGGTGCCTGAGGGGATGCACCCCAACGTGGTGCGCTATCACGAAAGCGGCCACGGAGATGTCGAAGCCGGATTTGCCGAGGCGGATCTGGTAATTGAGGACAGCTTCGTTACCGAGGCAACCCATCAGGGTTACATTGAACCTCATGCCTGCATGGGGTCTCTGGGTACTGACGGCAAAGGTGAGCTTTGGTGCACCACCCAGGGCCATTGGATCGCACAGAAAACCTGCGCGGCGTTGCTGGGCATCGAAACCTCACAACTGCGTGTGACCGCGTCTGAGATCGGCGGCGGCTTTGGTGGTAAGACCACTGTGTTCATCGAACCGGTTGCGTTGGCGCTCAGCCGCAAGGCCAACCGCCCCGTAAAGATCGTGATGACCCGGTCCGAGGTGTTCCGTGCGACCGGCCCGACCTCATCGGCGTCGATGGACATCAAGATCGGCATGAAAAAGGACGGCACCATCACAGCAGCCGAAGGCATCTTCCGCCTGCAGGGTGGTGCCTTCCCGGGTGCACCCGGCGACATGACCGCCATGTGTGCCTTTGCGCCCTACAACCTGACCAACGTTCGCCAGGTCGGTTATGACGTGATGGCCAACCGCCCGAAACAGGCCGCCTATCGCGCGCCAGGCGCTCCGATGGGTGCGTTTGCGGTCGAATCCGTTCTGGATGAGCTGTGCAATCAACTCGGCCTCGACCCGGTGGATGTGCGCCTAAAAAACGCCGCGCATGAAGGCACCAAAGCCAGCTATGGCCCGACCTATGAGCGCATAGGTCTTGTCGAAACGCTTGAGGCCGCCAAGGCGCATCCGCATTACTCGGCCCCGTTGAAGCCGGGGCAAGGGCGCGGGATTTCCTGTGGGTTCTGGTTCAACCATGGTGGTGAGACCTCGGTATCTCTGGCGCTGTCCGAGGACGGCTCGGCCCAAGTCATGGTCGGTACGCCGGATATCGGCGGATCACGCGCGTCAATGGCGCTAATGGCGGCCGAGGTTCTGGGCATTCCCTACGAGAACATTCGCGTCACCGTCGCCGATACGGCAACGCTGGGTTACAATGATGTGAGCCACGGCAGCCGCGTGACCTATGCCTCGGGTCTGGCGACAATCAAGGCGGCGCGCCACGCGGTCGAGCAGCTATGCGCCCGCGCAGCGTCCAGTTGGGGAATCCCGGTTGATGCGGTGAAATGGGAGAACGGCTGTGCCGTGCCCTCAGGCCCCAATGCCGGTGACTTCGATCCGCGCCCGCTGGCCGATATCACCGCCCATATGGGCGCGACCGGCGGCCCGATCTCGGGCCATTTCGAGGCCACGCCGGAAGGCGCGGGTGTATCCTTTGGCACCCATATCGTGGATGCCGAGGTCGACCCGGAAACCGGCAAGACCAGCATCACCCGCTACACGGTCATTCAGGACGCGGGCAAGGCGATCCACCCGACCTATGTCGAAGGCCAGTATCAGGGCGGAGCTGCGCAGGGCATCGGCTGGGCGCTGAACGAGGAATATATCTATGGTGAGGATGGCCGCTTGCAGAACTCGATCTTCCTCGATTACCGCATCCCGGTCGCCAGCGATCTGCCGATGATCGACACGGTGATTGTCGAAGTGCCCAACCCCGGCCACCCGTTCGGTGTGCGTGGTGTGGGAGAGACCGGCATCGTGCCGCCCTTGGCCGCCATCGCCAACGCGGTCTCCAACGCGGCCGGTGTACGCCTGAAGCAACTGCCAATGTCCCCGCCGCGCATTCTTGCCGCGCTCAAGGACAATGGTTGA
- a CDS encoding MoaD/ThiS family protein encodes MVEVHLWSSLRSLTGGREVVEVEAATTGELLQELVRIHPRLQAPIDAGVSVALDGRIIATGLSEPIPEGAEVYLMQRLRGG; translated from the coding sequence ATGGTTGAGGTCCACCTCTGGTCTAGCCTCCGGTCTTTGACCGGGGGTCGCGAGGTGGTCGAGGTTGAGGCCGCCACCACGGGCGAATTGCTGCAGGAACTGGTGCGTATACATCCCCGGCTGCAGGCACCGATCGATGCGGGGGTCTCGGTGGCGTTGGACGGGCGCATCATCGCGACCGGACTGTCCGAGCCGATTCCGGAAGGTGCCGAAGTTTATTTAATGCAGCGTCTCAGGGGCGGTTGA
- a CDS encoding LysR family transcriptional regulator, with the protein MAIKIEMLRCFCTVAQTGNLSEAADRLGRTQSAVSMTLKQLEDHLGKKLFEGERKNQLSPLGEQVLDLGLRQVRQFDQTVQNIEAAALAEQGLIRIVSVPSVGALIFPPLLHHMSSESPGVKIELRDTDTQQVLDAIAQDQADIGIASGYHALNGIQTIPLFQDSFGLVAASDHPLITRAEPLNIPDIASAPFVRNTLCDLIQTPAFHTAIKNAEITIHNTHSLITLVRSGEWITVLPQTVAEFLPEAVSYRPITDLHDKRQVYLYVRERSRFQDLTEQCCAFILSRDFA; encoded by the coding sequence TTGGCAATCAAGATTGAGATGCTGCGTTGCTTTTGCACGGTGGCCCAGACCGGGAACCTGTCCGAGGCCGCCGACCGCCTTGGTCGAACGCAATCAGCCGTCTCGATGACATTGAAGCAGCTCGAAGACCATCTGGGCAAAAAGCTGTTCGAAGGCGAGCGCAAGAACCAGCTTTCCCCGCTGGGTGAGCAGGTACTCGATCTGGGCTTGCGGCAAGTGCGCCAATTCGATCAGACCGTCCAGAATATCGAGGCCGCCGCGCTGGCTGAACAGGGATTGATCCGGATCGTATCCGTCCCGTCGGTTGGCGCGTTGATCTTTCCACCACTATTGCACCACATGAGCAGCGAATCCCCCGGGGTGAAGATCGAGCTGCGCGACACCGACACGCAGCAGGTGTTGGATGCCATCGCTCAGGATCAGGCAGATATCGGAATCGCATCCGGGTATCACGCCCTGAACGGCATCCAAACCATTCCACTATTTCAGGACTCCTTTGGATTGGTCGCGGCCTCGGATCATCCTCTGATCACACGCGCAGAACCGCTGAATATCCCCGACATCGCCAGCGCACCCTTTGTCCGAAACACGTTGTGCGATCTGATTCAAACGCCGGCTTTCCATACGGCAATCAAAAACGCCGAGATCACAATTCACAACACGCATTCATTGATCACGCTGGTGCGATCGGGCGAGTGGATCACAGTGCTTCCTCAAACCGTTGCCGAATTCTTGCCGGAGGCGGTGTCTTACCGCCCGATCACGGACCTTCACGACAAAAGGCAAGTGTATCTCTATGTCCGCGAGCGTTCGCGCTTCCAAGATCTGACCGAGCAGTGTTGCGCGTTCATCCTGTCCCGTGATTTCGCGTGA
- a CDS encoding aldehyde dehydrogenase family protein, whose amino-acid sequence MTKLNLIAGEWLAGESEIENRNPSDLTDLVGMFAQASSDQLEATLDQARVAQAEWAAYGLERKQAVLNAIGNELMTRAEELGTLLSREEGKPLAEGKGEVYRAGQFFTYYAAECLRQIGENADSVRPDIEIDVRREAVGVVAIISPWNFPTATASWKIAPALCYGNAVVWKPANITPASAVALTEIIERQDIPKGLFSLVMGSGRSIGQRLVESPKVNAISFTGSVPVGKGIAAAAIQNLTKVQMEMGSKNALAVMDDADLDLAVSLALGGAFGGTGQKCTASSRLVVHAGIHDAFVEKLVAGAQAMKVGHALEEGVQMGPVVSQQQLGENLAYVDLGKSEGAELACGGQRLEMPHEGFYMSPGVFLNTTNDMRINREEMFAPLTSVIKVGSYDEALSVVNDTNFGLTSGIVTKSLARATHFRRNARTGVVTVNLPTAGTDYHVPFGGRGDSSYGPREQGKAAAEFYTTVKTAYISAGPV is encoded by the coding sequence GTGACCAAACTGAACCTGATCGCTGGCGAATGGCTGGCAGGCGAAAGCGAAATCGAAAACCGCAACCCTTCTGATTTGACTGACCTGGTTGGTATGTTCGCGCAAGCCAGCAGCGACCAACTCGAAGCGACGCTGGATCAGGCGCGTGTCGCGCAAGCTGAATGGGCTGCCTATGGGCTGGAACGTAAGCAGGCCGTTCTGAACGCCATCGGTAACGAGCTGATGACCCGCGCCGAGGAACTGGGCACGTTGCTCAGCCGGGAAGAGGGCAAACCGCTGGCCGAGGGTAAGGGTGAGGTCTATCGAGCGGGTCAGTTCTTTACCTACTACGCCGCTGAATGTCTTCGTCAGATTGGGGAAAACGCCGACTCCGTTCGACCCGATATCGAGATTGACGTGCGCCGCGAAGCGGTGGGTGTTGTCGCCATTATCAGCCCGTGGAACTTTCCCACCGCGACCGCTTCGTGGAAGATTGCGCCCGCGCTGTGCTATGGCAACGCTGTGGTGTGGAAACCGGCGAACATCACCCCGGCCTCGGCCGTGGCACTGACCGAAATCATCGAACGGCAGGACATTCCCAAAGGTCTGTTCAGCCTCGTTATGGGCTCAGGCCGCAGCATCGGGCAGCGTTTGGTCGAAAGTCCTAAGGTCAACGCGATCTCTTTCACCGGCTCGGTTCCAGTAGGCAAGGGCATCGCGGCGGCGGCGATCCAGAACCTGACCAAAGTTCAGATGGAGATGGGGTCCAAGAACGCGCTGGCCGTGATGGACGACGCGGATTTGGATCTTGCGGTTTCGCTGGCATTGGGCGGCGCATTCGGCGGCACCGGTCAGAAATGCACCGCCTCGTCGCGGCTGGTGGTGCATGCAGGCATCCATGATGCTTTTGTCGAGAAACTCGTCGCAGGCGCGCAGGCGATGAAAGTTGGCCACGCGCTGGAAGAAGGTGTTCAGATGGGCCCCGTCGTAAGCCAGCAGCAACTAGGCGAGAACCTCGCCTATGTCGATCTAGGTAAATCTGAAGGGGCCGAACTGGCCTGCGGTGGACAGCGCCTAGAGATGCCGCATGAGGGCTTCTACATGTCGCCGGGCGTGTTCCTGAACACCACCAACGACATGCGCATAAACCGCGAGGAAATGTTCGCGCCGCTGACCAGCGTGATCAAGGTCGGCAGCTATGACGAGGCGCTGAGTGTGGTGAACGACACCAATTTCGGCCTGACCTCGGGCATCGTGACTAAATCGCTGGCCCGTGCCACCCATTTCCGCCGCAATGCGCGAACTGGTGTGGTGACGGTGAATTTGCCTACAGCAGGCACCGATTATCACGTACCCTTTGGCGGTCGCGGCGACAGCTCGTACGGGCCGCGCGAACAAGGCAAAGCAGCGGCAGAGTTCTATACCACCGTCAAGACCGCCTATATCAGCGCAGGCCCCGTCTGA